A single genomic interval of Demequina sp. NBRC 110054 harbors:
- a CDS encoding amidohydrolase family protein yields MIIDIHGHYTTAPAPHTEWRESQLEAWAAGTAAPVYPRISDDDIRETLEKNQLRLIAERGADMTIFSPRASAMAHHRGDISTSAAWAAVCNDLIARAVALYPHTFVGVAQLPQQAGVGVDEAIRELDRVVGMGFVGVNVNPDPSGGHWTSPPLTDKYWYPLWERMVEHDVPGMVHVSASANPAFHATGAHYMNADTTAFMQLLQGDLFADFPSLRLVIPHGGGAVPYHWGRYRGLSDMLGKPGHAERLMENVFLDTCVYHQPGIDLLMDVMPKESILFGSEMVGAVRGIDPTTGHYFDDTLRYVMAADLTDDERAGILSGNALRVYPRLANRLAARAA; encoded by the coding sequence ATGATCATCGACATCCACGGTCACTACACGACCGCACCCGCCCCGCACACCGAGTGGCGCGAGTCGCAGCTCGAGGCGTGGGCCGCGGGAACCGCCGCGCCGGTGTATCCGCGCATCTCGGACGACGACATCCGCGAGACGCTCGAGAAGAACCAGCTGCGGCTGATCGCCGAGCGTGGCGCCGACATGACGATCTTCTCGCCGCGCGCGTCCGCGATGGCGCACCACCGCGGCGATATCTCCACGTCGGCCGCGTGGGCCGCGGTGTGCAACGACCTCATCGCGCGCGCCGTCGCACTGTACCCGCACACGTTCGTCGGAGTGGCACAGCTCCCGCAGCAGGCGGGGGTGGGCGTCGACGAGGCGATCCGTGAGCTCGACCGCGTGGTCGGGATGGGATTCGTGGGCGTCAACGTCAATCCCGACCCCTCCGGAGGCCACTGGACCTCCCCGCCGCTCACCGACAAGTACTGGTACCCGCTGTGGGAGCGCATGGTCGAGCATGACGTGCCGGGCATGGTCCACGTCTCGGCGAGCGCGAACCCGGCGTTCCACGCGACCGGCGCGCACTACATGAACGCCGACACGACGGCCTTCATGCAGCTGCTCCAGGGCGACCTGTTCGCCGACTTCCCCTCGCTCCGGCTCGTCATCCCGCACGGTGGGGGAGCGGTGCCGTACCACTGGGGCCGATACCGCGGGCTGTCGGACATGCTCGGCAAGCCGGGCCACGCCGAGCGGCTCATGGAGAACGTCTTCCTGGACACGTGCGTCTACCACCAGCCCGGCATCGACCTGCTCATGGACGTCATGCCGAAGGAGAGCATCCTGTTCGGCTCGGAGATGGTCGGGGCCGTGCGCGGCATCGACCCGACCACGGGGCACTACTTCGACGACACCCTGCGCTACGTCATGGCGGCGGACCTCACCGACGACGAGCGGGCGGGCATCCTGTCCGGCAACGCGCTGCGGGTGTACCCGCGGCTCGCGAACCGGCTCGCCGCGCGTGCCGCCTGA
- a CDS encoding NAD(P)-dependent oxidoreductase yields MTAQGRIALIGLGEVGRVFVEDLRAVGRGDIAAWDTAFADPDSKASVNARELGVTPASSMDDAVAGAALVVSAVTASNSVAAAEAAAPAMEPGAFLFDLNSSSPGHKQAARDAVESHGGRYVEAALMSPIGPKRLASPFLLGGAHASAFLGIADGYGITGVTALGGEVGVAAATKLCRSVIVKGLEALLTESLLAARTFGVERDVLDSLPNILPPADWEKVAGYFMSRAVQHGTRRAEEMEEAAATVAEAGVEPYMARATVERQRWSAQFCDVLPQETTMGLVDALLAASGIHLTTGEDATAIDATAAPDTIQEAPR; encoded by the coding sequence ATGACCGCGCAGGGACGCATCGCGCTTATCGGCCTGGGCGAGGTCGGCCGCGTGTTCGTCGAGGACCTGCGCGCGGTCGGCCGCGGCGACATCGCCGCGTGGGACACGGCCTTCGCCGACCCGGACAGCAAGGCCTCCGTGAACGCCCGCGAGCTCGGGGTGACCCCCGCATCGTCCATGGACGATGCCGTGGCCGGGGCCGCGCTCGTCGTGAGCGCCGTGACCGCGTCGAACTCCGTGGCCGCCGCCGAGGCGGCGGCGCCCGCGATGGAGCCGGGGGCCTTCCTCTTCGACCTCAACTCCTCGTCGCCCGGGCACAAGCAGGCGGCGCGCGACGCGGTCGAGTCGCACGGCGGCCGCTACGTCGAGGCCGCGCTCATGTCGCCGATCGGGCCCAAGCGGCTCGCGTCGCCGTTCCTGCTCGGGGGTGCGCACGCGAGCGCGTTCCTCGGCATCGCCGACGGCTACGGCATCACGGGTGTGACCGCGCTCGGCGGCGAGGTCGGCGTCGCCGCCGCGACCAAGCTGTGCCGGTCCGTGATCGTGAAGGGGCTCGAGGCGCTGCTCACCGAGTCGCTCCTGGCCGCGCGCACGTTCGGGGTCGAGCGCGACGTGCTCGACTCGCTGCCGAACATCCTGCCGCCCGCCGACTGGGAGAAGGTCGCGGGCTACTTCATGTCGCGCGCCGTCCAGCACGGCACGCGTCGGGCGGAGGAGATGGAGGAGGCCGCCGCGACCGTCGCGGAGGCCGGGGTCGAGCCGTACATGGCGCGCGCCACGGTCGAGCGCCAGCGCTGGTCGGCCCAGTTCTGCGACGTCCTTCCTCAGGAGACCACGATGGGCCTCGTCGACGCCCTGCTCGCCGCATCCGGCATCCATCTGACGACAGGCGAGGACGCCACCGCTATCGACGCCACCGCCGCACCCGACACCATCCAGGAGGCACCGCGATGA
- a CDS encoding aldo/keto reductase — protein sequence MRIAKAQRIGRSVSSIGLGCWQLGGDWGDTDEQRSQDILHAAADAGTTFFDTADVYGDGRSEKSIGQFLKDRDDSDGFFVATKMGRRLPEQVAEGYTLDNYRRWTDRSRENLDVDTLDLVQLHCPPSEVLRDPQTYDDLRVLKDEGRIRDFGISVEICDDALHAIGEDDLASVQIIFNVFRRKPAERFLRAATDRGVAVISRVPLASGLLSGKYDATTTFAANDHRNYNRDGSAFDVGETFAGVPFEIGVKAAQDVAELTPSGWTTAQMALRWVEQMGSTTVIPGARTPEQARLNAAVGELPTIPEETMAALAKIYNDQIREHVHTRW from the coding sequence ATGAGGATTGCGAAGGCGCAACGGATCGGCAGGAGCGTGTCGAGCATCGGCCTGGGCTGCTGGCAGCTCGGCGGGGACTGGGGCGACACGGACGAGCAGCGCTCGCAGGACATCCTGCACGCCGCGGCGGACGCGGGGACGACGTTCTTCGACACCGCGGACGTGTACGGCGACGGCCGCTCGGAGAAGTCGATCGGCCAGTTCCTCAAGGACCGGGACGACTCGGACGGCTTCTTCGTCGCGACCAAGATGGGGCGCCGCCTGCCCGAGCAGGTCGCCGAGGGGTACACGCTCGACAACTACCGACGCTGGACCGACCGTTCGCGCGAGAACCTCGACGTCGACACCCTCGACCTGGTGCAGCTGCACTGCCCCCCGTCCGAGGTGCTGCGCGACCCGCAGACCTACGACGACCTGCGCGTGCTCAAGGACGAGGGTCGGATCCGCGACTTCGGGATCTCGGTCGAGATCTGCGACGATGCGCTGCACGCGATCGGCGAGGACGACCTCGCGTCCGTGCAGATCATCTTCAACGTCTTCCGTCGCAAGCCCGCCGAGCGGTTCCTGCGCGCCGCCACCGACAGAGGCGTCGCGGTGATCTCGCGCGTGCCGCTGGCCTCGGGACTGCTGTCCGGCAAGTACGACGCGACCACGACCTTCGCGGCGAACGATCACCGCAACTACAACCGCGACGGCTCGGCCTTCGACGTGGGCGAGACCTTCGCGGGCGTGCCCTTCGAGATCGGCGTGAAGGCAGCCCAGGACGTGGCAGAGCTGACGCCCTCCGGCTGGACCACGGCGCAGATGGCGCTCAGGTGGGTCGAGCAGATGGGGTCCACGACCGTGATCCCGGGCGCGCGCACCCCGGAGCAGGCGCGCCTCAACGCCGCGGTCGGCGAGCTGCCGACCATCCCCGAGGAGACGATGGCGGCGCTCGCCAAGATCTACAACGACCAGATCCGGGAGCACGTCCACACCCGCTGGTAG